A part of Flavobacteriaceae bacterium GSB9 genomic DNA contains:
- a CDS encoding glycosyltransferase family 2 protein, with the protein MAKIAIFVAMGTLKASVIISTYNQPEWLKKVLWGYAVQTEKNFEIIIADDGSSESTKELIDSVKSSTNMHIVHVWHEDNGFQKTKILNKAIQKTTADYLIFTDGDCIPRRDFVNTHLRMKKENCFLSGGYFKLPDYISNVISKDDVENQRCFNLDWLLERGLKKTFKTNKLTAKGLRAWFLNTFTPTKATFDGMNVSGWKSDILEVNGFDERMQYGGEDRELGERLVNYGTKFIQIRYSAICLHLFHHRPYKNTEALRVNNRIRKETKAKKSTFTSYGIEKK; encoded by the coding sequence ATGGCAAAAATAGCTATTTTTGTTGCAATGGGAACATTAAAAGCTTCGGTAATTATAAGTACGTACAACCAACCGGAATGGTTAAAAAAAGTACTTTGGGGTTATGCCGTACAAACCGAAAAGAATTTTGAAATCATTATAGCAGACGATGGATCTTCTGAAAGCACAAAAGAACTGATTGATTCTGTTAAATCTTCAACTAATATGCATATTGTACATGTTTGGCATGAAGATAATGGTTTTCAAAAGACAAAAATTTTGAATAAAGCTATCCAAAAAACGACGGCAGACTATTTGATTTTTACCGACGGTGATTGTATTCCGCGAAGGGATTTTGTGAATACCCATTTGCGTATGAAGAAAGAAAATTGCTTTTTGTCCGGCGGATATTTTAAACTCCCAGATTACATTTCAAACGTGATTTCAAAAGATGATGTTGAAAACCAACGGTGCTTTAATCTGGATTGGTTGCTTGAACGTGGTTTAAAAAAAACGTTTAAAACAAATAAGCTAACAGCAAAAGGGCTTCGAGCTTGGTTTTTAAATACTTTTACGCCAACAAAAGCTACTTTTGATGGCATGAATGTTTCGGGCTGGAAAAGCGATATTTTAGAGGTAAATGGTTTTGATGAACGTATGCAGTACGGTGGTGAAGATCGAGAATTGGGTGAACGTTTGGTGAATTACGGTACTAAGTTTATTCAAATTAGGTACAGTGCGATTTGTTTGCATTTATTCCACCACCGGCCATACAAAAATACCGAGGCACTTAGAGTTAATAATAGAATTAGAAAGGAAACTAAGGCGAAAAAATCTACTTTTACGTCTTATGGTATTGAGAAAAAGTAA